A part of Aphis gossypii isolate Hap1 unplaced genomic scaffold, ASM2018417v2 Contig00931, whole genome shotgun sequence genomic DNA contains:
- the LOC114130094 gene encoding probable nuclear hormone receptor HR3 isoform X2 has translation MAQIEIIPCKVCGDKSSGVHYGVITCEGCKGFFRRSQSSVVNYQCPRNKNCVVDRVNRNRCQYCRLQKCLRLGMSRDAVKFGRMSKKQREKVEDEVRFHRAQMRSSAAAAAAAAAAAVAAQTTAIDCCSTTTGGGNGGTAAVAADSSVFDHDQHGQHGHGQQQQQQMPSSTADHGLRIHQLHSGGGHLSQHHHQQQQQQQQQQQQQLQQQQQQQQHPQHQLHGQQQQFNINSNVQHAYAAAAAAAAAAAAAAAAGGGVNGANGGTGVGYGGGGYNSNGGSNAAAAAASLVVDTFAAYAAAATSSAVQSGANGSVPPPYDTAATSSNYVADSTTPAASSTTPSTAAATSTYGGDMEVSSVAAVASGAQDNLMAGVSGSTAAVSSADAVQISELLSKTIADAHARTCFYTLDQIHDGMYRTATMAAANKATADKLIMYKTMPHEELWLECAQKLTSVIQQIIEFAKMVPGFMKLSQDDQIVLLKAGSFELAVLRMSRHYDLHRDCVYYADALLPADAFYTQDAVEKKLVSLAFEVSRSVASLKLTETELALYSAVVLLSPDRQGLKGTVEIGRLRQAILRALRMELDHRTAGGKTAATVDLQHQQQHHQQQQQQQNQVCDALIQKIPILRQLGMLHMEALAKLRRTVPHLEFPALHKELFSVDGS, from the exons ATGG CTCAAATCGAGATCATACCGTGCAAAGTGTGCGGCGACAAGTCCAGCGGCGTCCACTACGGCGTGATCACGTGCGAGGGCTGCAAGGGATTCTTCCGGCGGTCGCAGTCGTCCGTGGTCAACTATCAGTGCCCGCGCAACAAGAATTGCGTGGTGGACCGCGTGAACAGAAACCGGTGCCAGTACTGCCGGCTCCAGAAATGCCTGCGGCTGGGCATGTCCCGTGACG CGGTGAAATTCGGGCGCATGAGCAAGAAACAGCGCGAAAAGGTCGAAGACGAAGTGCGCTTCCACAGGGCCCAGATGCGTTCGTCAGCAGCAGCCGCGGCCGCGGCCGCTGCTGCGGCGGTGGCCGCGCAGACCACGGCCATCGACTGCTGTTCGACCACGACCGGCGGCGGCAACGGCGGTACCGCGGCCGTGGCCGCTGACTCGTCAGTGTTCGACCACGACCAGCACGGACAGCACGGACACgggcagcagcagcaacagcagaTGCCCTCCAGCACTGCCGATCACGGGCTACGCATACACCAATTACACAGCGGGGGCGGACATCTCTCGCAACACCACCAtcagcaacagcagcagcaacaacagcagcaacagcagcaactacagcaacagcaacagcaacaacagCACCCGCAGCACCAGCTACACGGTCAGCAGCAACAGTTCAACATCAACAGCAACGTGCAGCACGCTTACGCGGCCGCCGCAGCAGCAGCCGCCGCAGCAGCAGCGGCCGCCGCGGCCGGCGGTGGCGTCAACGGAGCCAACGGTGGCACGGGAGTCGG ATATGGAGGAGGCGGTTACAACAGCAACGGTGGATCGAACGCAGCCGCAGCAGCCGCATCTCTGGTGGTGGACACGTTCGCGGCGTACGCGGCTGCAGCCACCTCGTCGGCGGTGCAGTCCGGCGCTAACGGTTCCGTGCCGCCACCATACGACACGGCGGCAACGAGCAGCAACTACGTGGCCGACAGCACGACACCGGCGGCGTCCAGCACGACACCGTCGACGGCCGCGGCCACGTCCACCTACGGCGGTGACATGGAAGTGTCGTCTGTGGCGGCTGTCGCGTCCGGAGCACAGGACAACTTAATGGCCGGCGTTTCCGGTTCTACGGCTGCCGTTTCTTCGG CAGACGCCGTCCAGATCAGCGAGCTACTGAGCAAAACCATAGCCGACGCTCACGCCCGTACGTGTTTCTACACTCTCGACCAGATACACGACGGCATGTACCGAACGGCTACCATGGCGGCGGCCAACAAGGCGACAGCCGACAAATTGATAATGTACAAAACCATG cCTCATGAAGAGCTGTGGTTGGAGTGCGCGCAAAAATTAACGTCCGTCATCCAGCAGATTATAGAGTTTGCCAAAATGGTGCCAGGATTCATGAAACTATCGCAAGACGATCAGATCGTGTTACTTAAAGCGG GAAGTTTCGAGTTAGCAGTGCTGAGGATGTCCAGACACTACGACTTACACCGGGACTGTGTCTACTACGCAGACGCCTTACTTCCTGCTGACGCGTTTTACACGCAAGATGCGGTCGAAAAGAAACTGGTCTCGTTGGCTTTCGAAGTGAGCCGTTCCGTTGCTTCGTTGAAACTTACTGAAACCGAGCTAGCCTTGTACTCGGCCGTCGTGTTGCTTTCGCCAG ATCGGCAAGGCTTGAAAGGCACTGTGGAAATTGGTCGTCTTAGACAGGCTATTCTGCGAGCTCTACGTATGGAGCTCGATCATAGAACTGCGGGTGGCAAAACTGCAGCCACCGTCGATCTACAACACCAGCAACAGCATCACcaacagcagcaacagcagcagaATCAAGTGTGCGATGCTCTCATACAAAAGATCCCGATACTGAG GCAACTGGGAATGCTGCACATGGAAGCGTTAGCCAAGTTGCGTCGTACGGTTCCACACTTGGAATTCCCTGCTCTGCACAAGGAAC
- the LOC114130094 gene encoding probable nuclear hormone receptor HR3 isoform X1, giving the protein MAQIEIIPCKVCGDKSSGVHYGVITCEGCKGFFRRSQSSVVNYQCPRNKNCVVDRVNRNRCQYCRLQKCLRLGMSRDAVKFGRMSKKQREKVEDEVRFHRAQMRSSAAAAAAAAAAAVAAQTTAIDCCSTTTGGGNGGTAAVAADSSVFDHDQHGQHGHGQQQQQQMPSSTADHGLRIHQLHSGGGHLSQHHHQQQQQQQQQQQQQLQQQQQQQQHPQHQLHGQQQQFNINSNVQHAYAAAAAAAAAAAAAAAAGGGVNGANGGTGVGYGGGGYNSNGGSNAAAAAASLVVDTFAAYAAAATSSAVQSGANGSVPPPYDTAATSSNYVADSTTPAASSTTPSTAAATSTYGGDMEVSSVAAVASGAQDNLMAGVSGSTAAVSSAADAVQISELLSKTIADAHARTCFYTLDQIHDGMYRTATMAAANKATADKLIMYKTMPHEELWLECAQKLTSVIQQIIEFAKMVPGFMKLSQDDQIVLLKAGSFELAVLRMSRHYDLHRDCVYYADALLPADAFYTQDAVEKKLVSLAFEVSRSVASLKLTETELALYSAVVLLSPDRQGLKGTVEIGRLRQAILRALRMELDHRTAGGKTAATVDLQHQQQHHQQQQQQQNQVCDALIQKIPILRQLGMLHMEALAKLRRTVPHLEFPALHKELFSVDGS; this is encoded by the exons ATGG CTCAAATCGAGATCATACCGTGCAAAGTGTGCGGCGACAAGTCCAGCGGCGTCCACTACGGCGTGATCACGTGCGAGGGCTGCAAGGGATTCTTCCGGCGGTCGCAGTCGTCCGTGGTCAACTATCAGTGCCCGCGCAACAAGAATTGCGTGGTGGACCGCGTGAACAGAAACCGGTGCCAGTACTGCCGGCTCCAGAAATGCCTGCGGCTGGGCATGTCCCGTGACG CGGTGAAATTCGGGCGCATGAGCAAGAAACAGCGCGAAAAGGTCGAAGACGAAGTGCGCTTCCACAGGGCCCAGATGCGTTCGTCAGCAGCAGCCGCGGCCGCGGCCGCTGCTGCGGCGGTGGCCGCGCAGACCACGGCCATCGACTGCTGTTCGACCACGACCGGCGGCGGCAACGGCGGTACCGCGGCCGTGGCCGCTGACTCGTCAGTGTTCGACCACGACCAGCACGGACAGCACGGACACgggcagcagcagcaacagcagaTGCCCTCCAGCACTGCCGATCACGGGCTACGCATACACCAATTACACAGCGGGGGCGGACATCTCTCGCAACACCACCAtcagcaacagcagcagcaacaacagcagcaacagcagcaactacagcaacagcaacagcaacaacagCACCCGCAGCACCAGCTACACGGTCAGCAGCAACAGTTCAACATCAACAGCAACGTGCAGCACGCTTACGCGGCCGCCGCAGCAGCAGCCGCCGCAGCAGCAGCGGCCGCCGCGGCCGGCGGTGGCGTCAACGGAGCCAACGGTGGCACGGGAGTCGG ATATGGAGGAGGCGGTTACAACAGCAACGGTGGATCGAACGCAGCCGCAGCAGCCGCATCTCTGGTGGTGGACACGTTCGCGGCGTACGCGGCTGCAGCCACCTCGTCGGCGGTGCAGTCCGGCGCTAACGGTTCCGTGCCGCCACCATACGACACGGCGGCAACGAGCAGCAACTACGTGGCCGACAGCACGACACCGGCGGCGTCCAGCACGACACCGTCGACGGCCGCGGCCACGTCCACCTACGGCGGTGACATGGAAGTGTCGTCTGTGGCGGCTGTCGCGTCCGGAGCACAGGACAACTTAATGGCCGGCGTTTCCGGTTCTACGGCTGCCGTTTCTTCGG CAGCAGACGCCGTCCAGATCAGCGAGCTACTGAGCAAAACCATAGCCGACGCTCACGCCCGTACGTGTTTCTACACTCTCGACCAGATACACGACGGCATGTACCGAACGGCTACCATGGCGGCGGCCAACAAGGCGACAGCCGACAAATTGATAATGTACAAAACCATG cCTCATGAAGAGCTGTGGTTGGAGTGCGCGCAAAAATTAACGTCCGTCATCCAGCAGATTATAGAGTTTGCCAAAATGGTGCCAGGATTCATGAAACTATCGCAAGACGATCAGATCGTGTTACTTAAAGCGG GAAGTTTCGAGTTAGCAGTGCTGAGGATGTCCAGACACTACGACTTACACCGGGACTGTGTCTACTACGCAGACGCCTTACTTCCTGCTGACGCGTTTTACACGCAAGATGCGGTCGAAAAGAAACTGGTCTCGTTGGCTTTCGAAGTGAGCCGTTCCGTTGCTTCGTTGAAACTTACTGAAACCGAGCTAGCCTTGTACTCGGCCGTCGTGTTGCTTTCGCCAG ATCGGCAAGGCTTGAAAGGCACTGTGGAAATTGGTCGTCTTAGACAGGCTATTCTGCGAGCTCTACGTATGGAGCTCGATCATAGAACTGCGGGTGGCAAAACTGCAGCCACCGTCGATCTACAACACCAGCAACAGCATCACcaacagcagcaacagcagcagaATCAAGTGTGCGATGCTCTCATACAAAAGATCCCGATACTGAG GCAACTGGGAATGCTGCACATGGAAGCGTTAGCCAAGTTGCGTCGTACGGTTCCACACTTGGAATTCCCTGCTCTGCACAAGGAAC
- the LOC114130094 gene encoding probable nuclear hormone receptor HR3 isoform X3 has translation MSRDAVKFGRMSKKQREKVEDEVRFHRAQMRSSAAAAAAAAAAAVAAQTTAIDCCSTTTGGGNGGTAAVAADSSVFDHDQHGQHGHGQQQQQQMPSSTADHGLRIHQLHSGGGHLSQHHHQQQQQQQQQQQQQLQQQQQQQQHPQHQLHGQQQQFNINSNVQHAYAAAAAAAAAAAAAAAAGGGVNGANGGTGVGYGGGGYNSNGGSNAAAAAASLVVDTFAAYAAAATSSAVQSGANGSVPPPYDTAATSSNYVADSTTPAASSTTPSTAAATSTYGGDMEVSSVAAVASGAQDNLMAGVSGSTAAVSSAADAVQISELLSKTIADAHARTCFYTLDQIHDGMYRTATMAAANKATADKLIMYKTMPHEELWLECAQKLTSVIQQIIEFAKMVPGFMKLSQDDQIVLLKAGSFELAVLRMSRHYDLHRDCVYYADALLPADAFYTQDAVEKKLVSLAFEVSRSVASLKLTETELALYSAVVLLSPDRQGLKGTVEIGRLRQAILRALRMELDHRTAGGKTAATVDLQHQQQHHQQQQQQQNQVCDALIQKIPILRQLGMLHMEALAKLRRTVPHLEFPALHKELFSVDGS, from the exons ATGTCCCGTGACG CGGTGAAATTCGGGCGCATGAGCAAGAAACAGCGCGAAAAGGTCGAAGACGAAGTGCGCTTCCACAGGGCCCAGATGCGTTCGTCAGCAGCAGCCGCGGCCGCGGCCGCTGCTGCGGCGGTGGCCGCGCAGACCACGGCCATCGACTGCTGTTCGACCACGACCGGCGGCGGCAACGGCGGTACCGCGGCCGTGGCCGCTGACTCGTCAGTGTTCGACCACGACCAGCACGGACAGCACGGACACgggcagcagcagcaacagcagaTGCCCTCCAGCACTGCCGATCACGGGCTACGCATACACCAATTACACAGCGGGGGCGGACATCTCTCGCAACACCACCAtcagcaacagcagcagcaacaacagcagcaacagcagcaactacagcaacagcaacagcaacaacagCACCCGCAGCACCAGCTACACGGTCAGCAGCAACAGTTCAACATCAACAGCAACGTGCAGCACGCTTACGCGGCCGCCGCAGCAGCAGCCGCCGCAGCAGCAGCGGCCGCCGCGGCCGGCGGTGGCGTCAACGGAGCCAACGGTGGCACGGGAGTCGG ATATGGAGGAGGCGGTTACAACAGCAACGGTGGATCGAACGCAGCCGCAGCAGCCGCATCTCTGGTGGTGGACACGTTCGCGGCGTACGCGGCTGCAGCCACCTCGTCGGCGGTGCAGTCCGGCGCTAACGGTTCCGTGCCGCCACCATACGACACGGCGGCAACGAGCAGCAACTACGTGGCCGACAGCACGACACCGGCGGCGTCCAGCACGACACCGTCGACGGCCGCGGCCACGTCCACCTACGGCGGTGACATGGAAGTGTCGTCTGTGGCGGCTGTCGCGTCCGGAGCACAGGACAACTTAATGGCCGGCGTTTCCGGTTCTACGGCTGCCGTTTCTTCGG CAGCAGACGCCGTCCAGATCAGCGAGCTACTGAGCAAAACCATAGCCGACGCTCACGCCCGTACGTGTTTCTACACTCTCGACCAGATACACGACGGCATGTACCGAACGGCTACCATGGCGGCGGCCAACAAGGCGACAGCCGACAAATTGATAATGTACAAAACCATG cCTCATGAAGAGCTGTGGTTGGAGTGCGCGCAAAAATTAACGTCCGTCATCCAGCAGATTATAGAGTTTGCCAAAATGGTGCCAGGATTCATGAAACTATCGCAAGACGATCAGATCGTGTTACTTAAAGCGG GAAGTTTCGAGTTAGCAGTGCTGAGGATGTCCAGACACTACGACTTACACCGGGACTGTGTCTACTACGCAGACGCCTTACTTCCTGCTGACGCGTTTTACACGCAAGATGCGGTCGAAAAGAAACTGGTCTCGTTGGCTTTCGAAGTGAGCCGTTCCGTTGCTTCGTTGAAACTTACTGAAACCGAGCTAGCCTTGTACTCGGCCGTCGTGTTGCTTTCGCCAG ATCGGCAAGGCTTGAAAGGCACTGTGGAAATTGGTCGTCTTAGACAGGCTATTCTGCGAGCTCTACGTATGGAGCTCGATCATAGAACTGCGGGTGGCAAAACTGCAGCCACCGTCGATCTACAACACCAGCAACAGCATCACcaacagcagcaacagcagcagaATCAAGTGTGCGATGCTCTCATACAAAAGATCCCGATACTGAG GCAACTGGGAATGCTGCACATGGAAGCGTTAGCCAAGTTGCGTCGTACGGTTCCACACTTGGAATTCCCTGCTCTGCACAAGGAAC